The Leptospiraceae bacterium genome includes the window TGAAAAAGTCAAGTTTGCCCTCGGTGTAGAAGGGGATAAATTATTAATAAGAATCAAAAGAAGTACCGAAAAAATAAATAGCAAAATGACCTCAGGAGGTATCCAGCTAAAAAAATTGTCAAAAAAAAGTATTGTCTTTTGATAAGCAGTTGTAATTGTCTTAAGGGAGTTTTCTAATGACTCATAGTTTCGTTTTATGTCTTCAAATAATCCTGTGAAATTGGGCATTGTTCTTACCTTGAAAAATAAAATTTGGAGAATATTCTCTCCTTTTGTTCAGAGATTTCATAGATTTAGCCTATTGAAAAAAATTTCAATAGTTTATCTATTCATTGTTTTTATTTTTATATTTTACCATGAGAGCCACCTCCCTTGGTTTATTATTCTACTGCTTGCATTTTCAACACTAATTTTTACTCTATTACTTTTTTTATTCGGTTATGGTTTATTTCGTTTTCTATTCGGAAACAAAGGGAATCTATTTTTTGAAATTTTATTTCTTAGCGTATTGTCTGTAGTATTATACACCTTAGGTTTTTTGGAATATAGCGGTGGAAATTTATTTCTATTAATTGTTATTGCGATTGCGTTTTTTTTTAAATTCACTAACTCTATATTGTATTATAGAATTTCTCTAATTGGTCTTTCAATTTTATCTGTCGGGTTGGTTACGTTTTACTATTTGCAAGCAAACGAAAAATTTTTGTTCTACTACTTTAATCAGTCTAAATACGGAGAAATCGAAAAAGATTTTACAAAGTGGAAATTTAACGAATCAACAAAAGAGCTTTCTAATTCAGAAATTCCAATAAAGTTCAAACTACCGGAAAGTTTCCAATTTTACAATCCCAAGGACTTAGACTTAAAGGAAAAAACAGGAGCCGGGCAAATTGCAGGAATCATTTCTATTGGGGCTGTAGATCCAAATCTATATCCTTTTGTTCGTATTTTTTTCTTACCAAAATCAATAAATATGAGTGAGGAACAAATATATTCTGAATTTTCTAAACTATTGGAAGTTGGAGTAAACAGAGGAGAATTTGAAGAATTAAAGGAGTTGGGAAAAAAACCTTTTCTTAAAAAAAACTGGAACGGATATTTTTGGGCGTACTTTGATCCACTTAGGCCCCGCTACGCAAAAACAGGTTTTTATTTTGCTCCTCTACCTTCGGGAGATGCATTACTTTTACACCTTACTGAAAATGTTACAAAAGATTTTCATGAGCCTAAGATTTTAGAAATTTTAGAAAGTATTCAGTTTTAAAAATACTTAAACACAGTTTGGTAATAGCGCATGAATTTTTTCTAATTGTGCTTTGTTTCTTTTTTCAGGAGAAGTTAGTATAGAAAATTTAGTCGAACCAACAAGACTTAAATCATCTCCATTTCCAATAAACTCAATTAGACAGGATACTAACTTTTTTGCATTCTCTCCATTCTTAGTAAGGTTTCCAATTATAAATTCAGTTGTAACAGGCTCTTCGTGCTCTTTCCAAGAATCATAGTCGGTTGACATGCAAACCATCTGATAGGCAATTTCAGCTTCACGAGCAAGTTTTGCTTCCGGTAATACACTCATGTTGATGATGTCTCCACCAAGCATTCTATACATGTTGGACTCGGCTCTAGTTGAAAACAAAGGCCCTTCCATACAAACTACAGTCTTTTTCGTGTGGATTGTTATTCCTAGATTTTTTCCACAGGCTTCAATTCGATCAGATAGGTTTTTAGAAAACGGATCTCCAAAACTTGCATGAGCTACTATCCCATTTCCAAAAAATGTAGAAGGACGATTTCCTTTGGTTCTATCAATTATTTGATCTGGTAAAACAAAATCAAGAGGTTTGATTTCTTCTCTAAGACTTCCAACTGAACTAAATGCTACAATTTCTTCTACACCGATATTTTTCAATGCACATATATTCGCTTGATTTGGAATTTCGGTCGGTGATATAAAATGCCCTTTACCGTGTCTTGGGAGAAATGCGACTAACTTCCCTTTGTATTTACCTATTGTGATTTTATCTGAGGGCTTGCCCCAAGGAGTGTCGGGATGTATCTCTTCTATAATCTCCATACCATCTAATCCATAAAGCCCTGTTCCACCAATGATTGCAGCTTTTACTTTTTCTTTCATACTTGTCTTATTTCAATGGCTACAAGTTTCAAGCAAGAGAAAAAATAATTCATTCAATTTTACTTAAAAGAAATCATAATCAACCAAGTTTTATCAGAAAAAAAACTTTTTATATAGTCTCATTTATCCCCTTTTTTCGTATTCCATTTTTCGGAGAAAGACCAAATCTGACAATCTTGCAATTAACTTGTCGAGTTCTACATTTTGCTTTTCCACTTAAAACTCCCTCTCGATTGTTTCGATTTGAACATTTGTTAAATCATAAACATTGTAAACAAAAATATCTAATTCGGTCATGTCGATAATCTCACAGCATCGATTATAAATATCTTTGAATTTAATATGCTGGTTATTTTCAATAATTGGCAATGGCAAAGATTCAATATGAGAGCGTAAAATCTTTTTTGAATGAAACATTTTCCTGTAAATAAAACTATATAACTTTGAATTAAAAAGACAAACAATAGTTTCGATTGGATAGTCAATTTTTGGAATAAACAAATTCGCACTGTTAAGCAATAATCTGCCTTGATTGTCGAAAGCACAGATAATTCTATCGTTAATAAATCTATATGTGATTTTGGGTTGACGATATTTCTCAACTGACGCTATTTGCTGATACCGTTCTGGATGAAACTCAATAAAACATTCAGCAGGAAGAAAACGGAAAGGGTCTATATCCTTCCCTCTGTATATAGGTTCCATATTCTTCTTGCTTTTTGTTTTTGATATATGTTTAGCATTATTGCCTGTTACAATGCCAAGTGCAAATTCTGCATTATTTTTTAATGTTAAATATTTTCGAGAGAAAACATGGGAAAGTATTTCTTTCTCTAAAGAATTCGCTGTAGCTTGAATTATATAATCTGGAGGTGAAATTTCTTTATGATTAAGATGATACACTTGCTCGCTATTAAATATCTCAATAGAATCCGAAATTATCTCGTTACAGAATGTGAATCGTATAGCCTCAGATACTACACCTTGAAATGCGTTTCCTAACAAGTCAATTTTGATTGCTCTATTTTTAGATAGTAAAAATTTGCGAATATTTTTATGTGTTCCAACATTTAAAATTGAATGAGGTAAAAAAAAGGTTAGTGTTCCTTTGGAAGTAAGGTTATTGATGCAGTTATATAATGCTATTGAGAATGATTCCGATGTAGATATTTCATCATACATTTTAATGAGTGTTTCTTTTTCTTTAAAGTCAAGTTTACTTCCCCACGGCGGGTTTGTGACAATATTATCATAGCATATTTGATTATCTGAAATGTCAAACAATGAAATCTCTGAAGTGCCCCCCTAAAACTGTAAAGAAAAAAATCATATTTTTTGTTTATTTTTAAATTGCAGAGGAGATAGTCCTCCTAAAGCTGAATGAGGTCTGATTGAATTGTACCGATCAATAAATTGAAAAATACTTTTGGCTGCTTCAATTTTATCAGCATAACAGGAGATATTTATCTCTTGATACTTGATAGTTTTATTAAAAGATTCTGCGTGTGCATTTTCATATGCATTACCAAGACACATTGAAATTTGTATTTTGGAATTGTTCAGAAGTTCTATATATTCATGCGAACAATATCTTCTATCAGAATCAGTATGATGAATGTAACCTTCGAGACTTCCTCTGTTCATGAGAGCCGACTCAAATGCAGACCTGACAAGTTCACTATTAAGTTTATCAGAAACAGCTCGTCCGATGACCTCTCTGTTTTCCATATCCATTAGTGATGCCAGATAATGATTTTTCCCCTGAACATCAAAAAAAGTAACATCACCAACTATTACTCGTGCATGATTAATTGACTTGTCCTTAAGAAGATTTGGATATTTTTTCAGGTTATGTTTTGAATCCGTGGTCGCATGATGATAAGCCCTCTTCGGACTGCATTTTAAAAGGTTTTCATGCATGATCCTGTAAACTCGCTTATGATTGATTTTCATATCATTTCTCAGAAAATAAGTGACAGACCTGTAACCTGATTGAGGCATTAAATCCAGATATGCTTCAATCTTTTCTATTAGTTGCTTATCCTCCTGTTTTCTTTTAATCTTTGCATCCGATTGGTAATAAAAGGAAGAGATACTGATCTCCAAAGCTTTACAGCTTTTTACAATTCCAAATTCTGGTGCGAGATACTTCCTGATAATTTCTCTTTTTGCTTCCAGTCTTGCAGATATTTTTGGGCTTTTTTTAAAATGTGATTATCTAACGCAAGGTTGGCAAGTGCACCTTCCAATTCTGCGACTCGTTTCCTTAAAGCAAATTCGGTTTGATTATTTTGTTCAAACTTTCCTGTATCTATCTCATTTCTCCAATTTCGGATTGTTTGAGGATTTACCTTTTCCCTTTGAGCTATTTGCGAAACGGAACTCTGCCCGGACAAAATTTCCATTACTATTTTTTCCTTAAATTCTTTGCCATAGTTATTTCTTCTTATCATATTATCAAGTCTCCTTTATCCCCTTTTTTTGTATTCCAGTTTTAGGGGGCAAGACCAATTTCAACTGCTTGTTCAAGCAAACGTTTTCTATTCCCATCTGTTATTCCAAGATAGCAAATATAGGAATCGCTCGCATGCAGGCGGTTTGCTCTACCTTTCAGTTTGTCTGAATTATTTAAAATATTGTTTTTTATTTTAAGATATTCTTGCTCTGTATAGTGCGTTCCATTGGATGGGGCATCAATAGTTTCAGTTCGATACCAATTATTTAATGTGGCTGTTGAAATAGTAAACTCTTTTCTCAAATCTTCACGAGTTGTCATCCTTTTATACTCCTATCAATTCGCCCGACACGGACGGCGGAGTATTTTTGTTTTCAGATTAATGATAGACAAAACAGAATCTTTAAAAATCACTCTTAATCCGTAATCGTGGGCGTTAAAAATTGCTTGACGATTGTTCCACCATAACCCAACTACATTAATAATGCCGTCCAATACTTCAATCCAATCTATCATATACATCGGTTTGTGTTGCATAGCATTGATTTCTGCAATATCCAAATAAGCTGAAACTAAACGATTCAAAACTGCCAGTTCTTCTTCTGAAAGATAATTTTTGGCAACGGCTATTTCTTGCTTGGTGGGTTTTTTGCCTTTGAAATCCGTTAATCCCATAAAGGGTAACTTTGCATTGGCACGTTGATAAATTATTTCGGCAGCTGTATGTCCGTGGGCTGCCCAATGCAATTTGTTTTGAACGGTTTGGAAAAATTGTTGGGTAAAACTTGCCCTCGGGTCATAGTCTATACTGGTTGCATAGATTTCTAATACTTTCCTGTAAAATACTTTTTCGGAAGAACGAATGTCCCGAATCCGGTTGAGCAGCTCTTCAAAATATCCTCCACCTTGTTTCAGTAAATCATCATTCATGGTGAAACCTTTGATCAGATACTCCCGCAAACGCTCTGTTGCCCACATACGAAATTGCGTACCGCGAAGCGATTTTACCCGATAACCCACCGAGATGATTACATCAAGATTGTAGTGATTTACTTCATAATTTTTACCATCGGTAGCAGTTGTTCGGAAATTCCGAATAACTGAATTTTCATTCAGCTCGCCTTCTTCAAAAATATGTTTTATATGTTCGCTGATATTGGCTTTTGATGATTGAAACAATTCCACCATACCCGCCTGCGTCAGCCAAACGGTTTCGTTTTCCAAACGCACCTGGATTTTTATTTGTCCGTCATCGGATTGGTAGATCAGTATATCGCTATTGTTTTTTTCCGGCAGCACGTTTCTTTTTATGATTGGTAAAAATTCCTTGTTACTCTTTTTCTTCTTTGCTACAAGCAAAGTCGGCATCATTTCGGCTAATTTTACCTCTTCTACAATTTCTTTCAATCGTAAATCAGGATTCTGGTATTTTTTTGTTTCGTAATTGTAACTCAAATCACCAAACATTCCTATTCCAAATTTCATATTCAATATTTTTATTGCAAAGATCGATATTGGAACTGAGAAGAAAATTGATGTAAGTCACAAAGATATAATTTATAACTCGAAACCAAAAGCATAAATCGGTGTTGTTGATTTTCGAAGATGCAACATGCAAATGCAACATATTCATAAAATACTTTATTGTGAGATTACGATTATAGTACCCTTTGATACTTTCTACTGATTGATTATAGCCTTTGTTATAGTGCGTATTTCATTCATGGTCAAACAATTCTGCTGGATTTATTTTAAATTGCAACATCTTTGCAGTATCTCTGCCTCCATCACCACCTTTTCTTTGCATTGTAATTCTTCCTAATTTAAAATTCCCTCTTTTTGTAATTTCAATTTCTCCGTTTCCGAAATAATTCATACAGAAATTCATTGGTTTGAGTATCCACCTTGATTTTTCTCAACTTTTTGAGCAACCAACATCCATTCTGATGCAAATTTTCCCTGTCCTTTCAATAAATAAATTATTCATTGTATGTTCCTTTAATCTTTTTTCTGAAATTTCAACGTATTCTTTTGAGATTTCAGAACCAATCCACTTTCGTTTTAATAAATGTGCAATTTTTGCAGTAGTACCACTTCCCATAAAAGGGTCATAAACTAGGTCGTTTTCGTTAGTCCATGTATTAATTTGGTCTGCAACAAGTCTTTCTGAGAAAATAGCAGGATGGTTATATGCAATCTTATCTTTTGTTGAAATTCCACCGCCAATTGAATAAAAAAACACATTACCTACTTTCTTTTCTTTTGTTCTTTCAACTTTTTCATAATCAAGAGTACCATTTTTTCCTCTATTTTTCATGTTCGCAAGTCCTCGATATTTAGTAGATTCTGTTATTGGATTAAATGTTTTTGGACTTCCTTTTGAAAAAGCAAACATATACTCAAAATGTTGATGATACCTATTCCCTGTTTGAGGCATTGGATTATTTTTATAATATATCATGGTATCATGTAATCTAAACCCTATTTCTTTAAAATATAATGCCTGTTTAAAAGAAGTTCCTGTTTCACTTCCATCAATTGTTGCATCAGCTACAACCCAAATAATAACTCCTCCTTGTTTAATAATACGAAATAATTCTTTTGCTATTTTTTCAAATTCAAATTGATAGCCATTATAATTTCTTATATCGTCATAAGGTGGTGATGTGATTACAAAGTCAACATAGTTGTCTGACATATTTTTCATTGTAATCAAACAATTTTCGTTATATATTTTTTCAAGTTCCATGTTGCAAATTTAATCAATTATTTTCAATAAGCTCTGCTGTTTTTGTCTTTTTATAAGTATTATAACGTTTTCGACTAAACGATGTCCAGCAACTTTTAGCTCGCTTGCGAGTGTAAAAAAGATGATGGGGTGACAGAAGTCCAAACCCATCTTCTCAGTTTCAAAAAAACTGATAGGCTGGTCACTGTGGTTCATACTTTATTGACCGAAGTCAACGCACGAAAACTCTCAAAACTGCACTAAACGCAAAATACTAAAAACTATTCTAAAGCTCAAAACCTCTACCTTCCGATTTCTCAAAACTGAGAGCCATCATGTCGCCTTGGTTAAATAGCTTCACAATTCTGTCTGCAAAAAATTTATTTGTTTTAAAAAGAAATCCCGAATTCGGTTTGTTGGTCATCCCACTACCGTAAGAAACTTTTGAAATTAATTTTAACCCTAAACTTTCTGCTAATTTTATAAGACCGCCCATTGAATAATAATACAAATGTTCAGGTACATTCATATACCTCCAATTTTTACCAAAAAGTTTTGCTAATAATCCATATCTGCAAGTTGAGATAATCACCCTAGATTTTGGTTTTAGGTGAAGAAAAATTTTTTCTAAAGTTTCTCTTGGTTTGTGTAAATGTTCTATTGAAGCCCAAAGTGTGATTAGATCAAATTTTTCTTTGTGAGTTTTGTCCCACTCTAAAAAATCACAAATCTCGATATTTAGTTCAAGTGATTTTTTTCCATATTCTGCGGGAGCCTTAGCGACTTCTATTCCCTTGGAGTTCCAACCTTTTTGTTTTAAGTAGTCCACAAAATAGCCGGCAGCACACCCTACGTCGATTGAAGATCTCGTATCGGGTAATTTTTTCTCCCATTCAAAAAATTTTAAATCTTTTAAGTTTAATTCAAACACCCTCGAAATTTCTTTTCTGATTTTTTCAGAATAATAATTGTCGTAACCTCTATCGGTTCTTTTTGTAAAATATTCATCTGAGTAGTATTTTGAAACTTCAGAAAAATCCGGTTGGGGGTTGACTTGAACAAGTTTACAATTTGTGCACTTTACAACACGAAAGGTTTCCTTTAAAGAGCTCCCTTTTTCAAATAAAAACTCAAATTCATTAGAGCCACAAGTATTGCAAGAAATAGATTTCATTTTGGATAATCCGAAATAAAGTTTTTTACTATTTGAATAAACTCTTTTTGGTGGGTATAATGCAAATAGTGACCTGCACCTTTTATAATAGAAATTTCTGCATTTGAAAAAAATTTTTTTATTATAGAAGATTCATCTTTTTTTACATATTCACTAACTTCCCCGAGTATAAAAAGAGCCTTATTGGGATATATGATATTTTCATCTAAATTGAGCTTAAAGGCATCCCTTGAGTTTTCGAGTGTCTCTACATTCAGTTTCCATTTATAGCCAGTATCTATTTTTTCTAAATTCATCTGCAAAAATTGTCGAATAAAAGAATCTGTATAAATTTTCTCCATATCTCTGTCGATCAACTCTCTTGAGGTATATCCACTAACGTCCATTTTTAAACAAGCAAATTCATTTTTATAATCTAAAGGATAATTTTTTGGAGCAATATCTACCACGATCGGAAGAAGAATTTTTTTAGGATAAAGAAGTGAAAAAATAATTGTAACAAGTCCACCCATAGAATGACCGATTAGAATAGGATTTTGGATAGAGTTTATTTCCATTAGACGTAAAATATCATCTGCCATGTCTCGTAAATTATGTGTTTTAGAATGAAAAGAATCCCCATGGTTGCGAAGGTCAGGAGTGTAAACACGATTTGTGATACTTAACTCTTTTGCAATACTCACCCAATTTTTTGACGAGCCGAAAAGACCGTGTAAAATAATAATCTCTTGACCTGAGTCTCCATACTTTCTAAAAAAAAGATTTGGTTCAGCCATTTCTTTCCAATAGCACTATTGTTATGTCATCTTTTAAACTTAAAAATTCATTGAATTCGTTTACAGAGTGCATAATTTTTTTTATAAATAAATTACCACTAAGGTGGTGATTTTCAATAATCAGTTTTTTTAACCTTTCTTCTCCAAATAATTCTTTTTTACCTGTTTCTATTACGCCATCGGTAAGAAGTATCAACCTGTCTTTATTTTCTAAACTAAACTCGTGGTCATGCCAAACAGTTTCAGGAAAAGCTCCTAGTAATTTTCCCTTCACTTCCACTTCGATTAACTTATTTTTCAAAGGAGAATAAATAAACGGGTAGGCATGTCCTCCATTGGCACAAATAATTTTTCCGTCTTTTTTTAATATTAGATAAAACATCGTAAGAAAATTTCCAAAAAACTTTTTACAAATATTTTGATTCAAATACGTTAGTATTTCTGCCGGCGAAGAAATCAGAGGAGCAATAGAATCAAACTCTTGCTTTACTATAGATGCAATAAATGCCGACGCAATTCCATGACCTGAAACATCTGCAATAAAAATTCCCAGATCTCCATTGTGAAATTCTAAAAATCCATAAAGATCCCCTCCAACCTTATCCATGGGTTGATAAAAAGAATATATTTTATAGTTTTCTAAGGTAGGGGTTTTTTGAGGTAGAAGAGATTTTTGGATTTTTCTCGCTCTATCCAGGTCTTGTTCGATGATTGCATTTCTTTTTTGAAGTTCGTTCATTGCTTTATCAACAATCATTTTTTCGATTTCTAAATCTTCCGTTCTTTCTTTGATTCTTTTTTCTAATTGAGAATTAAATTGTTGAAGCTCTTCATTCAAACGCAAGGTTTCTCTTTGGGATACGTTTAACCTTCTACTCATCCAATTAAAATTTCTTGCGAGAGTAGAAAACTCATCCTTCCCTTTGAATTTTACCCGGTACAATAAATTTCCCTCGGATATAGATTTTATTCCTCGCTTCAATTCCTGAATTGGAGTTGTTATCATCTTTGCTAAAAAATGCGCTCCAATCCCCATCACGATAAGAATTAAAATTCCTGCTTTCAAAGAAACTATATAGATTAAGTTTTGAAAAGCTCTTAACTCTTTTTGCGAAACATCAACTTCTACAAATCCTATCGGTTGCGAATTGGAATCTCTGATAATAGCTATTGCCGACATAAAAGTTCCGTAATTACTTTTCCTGAATTTTGTTTCAATGTAATCAGTTTTAGAATGAATTGCGCCTTTGTAGAGTTTCATAAATTCCTGATTGGACACAACTTTTTGTCCGGGAACAGAAAGAGGAAAATTTTTCAAATTTAAGAATACTTGATATCTTAATTCTTTCAAATTATAAATAATAAATCCTTTGCAACCGGTGTGGTCTTTTTCAAAAGTATTTCCATTGCACATCATCTGGATTGGTTTTTTTTCTGTAAAAGTAAACAGAGTTTTGTTGTTGACTTGTACAGATTTATTTAAATCGTTTATAGAAACTTTGAAAACATAATCCTCAATTGCAATTTCAAAATCTGAAGAGTAAACTATTGAATCGTATTCAATTACAATCTTGCCTGTAGAATCTAAATACGTTAGGAATGCAAATTCGTTAGATTCAAACCATACTGAATCTTCTTTTGCAGAAATTCCATCTACTGCATAATAAAAATTTTGACTTACCGGATCAAAATTTACGCTAAAAATATAAGCAATATAACTTTCTGCAAGAAAGGCTTTCATTACGCTTTGGTAGTATGTGTAGTCTTGATTCTGAATTGTTTCTGGAGTCTTGAATTCTTTATGTTTTGCGGGATCAATAATTTTTGCGACTGAGGTAGCTATCCGTAATTTGTTGCGTAAAAATTTTTCTAGAAATAAATCACTGACTGCTTGGTACGTGAAGACTCCCATAACGAGTACGGCAGAAATACCAATTATCAAAAAAGTAGAAAATAATTTTAAACGTATTGTTGTCATTTATCTCCTACTTTTTAGTTTGTTTCCTTTAGAATGGTTTGAACTCTTGACCATACATAAATTGAATTGTTGTAGTTTCATTCAAACACACCCTAATGATAGCTTTCTATAATATCTTTTAAAGATTGCTCTATATCAAATTTTTTTGCCCAGCCTAATTTTTGCAATTTTTCCGAGGTTCCGAAAAGTCTTGGTGTGTCTGCCTTTCTGAATCTTGCCGGATCAACAGCAATTTCTATATTTGCGTTTGTAATCTGAATGATTTTATCAAGAATTTCTCGAATTGAAATATCTTCTCCAGAGCAAATATTATAAATTTCACCACTTTGCCCACGTTCCGCTAAAATCGAATAGGCTCGAACAACATCCCTAACGTCCAAAAAGTCTCTTTTAGAAGAAAGATTCCCGACAATAATTTCTTTTTTCGTTTTCTTAGCCTCCAGTACTTGTGTTATAAAACTCGGGACTACAAAAATTTCTCTTTGACCTACACCAATATGATTGAAAGGTCTTGCGATTATAATTTGTAAATTTTCGTATTGCAAAGCAAATTGTCTGCAAAAAATTTCTGCTGAAAGTTTACTCGCCGAATATGGGTTTACAGGATTGGGAAGAATTGTTTCATTCAAGGGATAGGATTTCTCTTCTTGTTTTCCGTAAACATCTGCACTGGATATATATATAAGTTTCGTTGTTTTGTTTAAATTTTTCATAGAGGATAAAATATTTAGCGTACCCTTTACGTTGATTTCTAAAGTTTCTTGCGGGTTTTCTATAGAAATTGGTACTGAGGCTTGGGCTGCAAGATGAAAAATTACGTCCGGCTGAATGGATTGTATCAGAGAATTTACAGACTTCTCGTTTCTAATATCTATTGGAATTAAATCCGGATCTGCTTCAATCGTATTTTCAAGCCCTGATCGATAGATTTTTTGAAAAGTATTTTTTAGCTCTGAAACTAAATATTTTCCTACAAATCCATTGGCACCGGTTATAAGACAATTCATCAAGTTCAAATAAAAAAAACCTGTGAAAATTAGGAAGGAAAATTCGTAACGGTTGACAAATTAAAAAATTCTGAATTCAATGGATTTTTCTTATTAATAATTTGGGAAATTAGTGAAAGTATTGGAAATTCAGAAGAAATCAGAAGATTTTGTAATCGAAATAAAAGATTCCTCCATTAATGTAGAAGACATTATGAGAGAGTTGGAATCTTCTTTAAGCAAACGAAATGTATCAAAAGATGAAATAGAACGAATTTCGGGTTTTCGATTTTCACCTAAGTCGCTTGCCGGGTTTAGAGAATTTGATCCATCGTTCACTGCCAATTTATTTGAAAAAGGAATCTCGGTTCCAAAATTCACCAACCCTTCTCTTTGGTTTATCAAAGGTCCACTCAAATGGATTGTAGTTAAACTGGTAGAGGTCTATTCCTTTGTGGATAAGAAACTTTCAGAAAATAGAATACGAGCTTTTTACAATGTGCTCCATGAATTGATTTTGCTTCGTTCCAAGCACGAG containing:
- a CDS encoding GDP-mannose 4,6-dehydratase, with product MNCLITGANGFVGKYLVSELKNTFQKIYRSGLENTIEADPDLIPIDIRNEKSVNSLIQSIQPDVIFHLAAQASVPISIENPQETLEINVKGTLNILSSMKNLNKTTKLIYISSADVYGKQEEKSYPLNETILPNPVNPYSASKLSAEIFCRQFALQYENLQIIIARPFNHIGVGQREIFVVPSFITQVLEAKKTKKEIIVGNLSSKRDFLDVRDVVRAYSILAERGQSGEIYNICSGEDISIREILDKIIQITNANIEIAVDPARFRKADTPRLFGTSEKLQKLGWAKKFDIEQSLKDIIESYH